Below is a genomic region from Raphanus sativus cultivar WK10039 chromosome 4, ASM80110v3, whole genome shotgun sequence.
ttcacaaatttaaattatacgTAAAACTTACAAATGTATAAATCACGAAAAATAGAACTATGAAGACATTTGGTAACACTTGAAACTTCAGTAAAACTATGAGCAAATATGTTTGGggggaaaatatttttttttactcgcGCCAAAACGAAAATTTCAATTATTTCGGTCAAAGATAGATTCCCTCTGCTATTTTCCTTCCTTTTCCTTTCTCGTGACTCTCTCTCTTGTCTCGTCAACTGTGCTCTGTCTACTTTTCCCaaccactctctctctctactctctcctCTCACCTCTCCAAAATCCATTATCTTTCCTCTCATCTCTCCAAAATCCATTATCTTTCCTCTCATCTCTCCAAAATCCAttatctttctctctcacgATTTGACAATGACTCATCCTTATGAAGAGgcgaaggagatgaagaagctgaagaaacaCTACGACATGTTAGGCTACATTTGCGATGCCCAATATGGAATTCCTACCCGTTGCCCATGTGGTGGTGAAATCAAGACAGATGTGTCTCCAAATCCGAAGTATCGCCACGATTTCGATACCTTGCCTGGAAGTAGGTACTTCACCTGCAAGAATTATGAGGTAATCTTCTTCTTTGTAGAAACTGTGTTAATCATACTGGGTGAAACTGTGTTATACTCTGGTAGAAACTGTGTTTAGTCATACTCCGTGAAACTGAGATTTACTTTGGGTGAAACTGTGTTTAGTCATACTCGGTGAAACTGAGGTTTACTCTGGGTGAAACTGTGTTTAGTCATACTCGGTGAAACTGAGGTTTACTCTGGGTGAAACTGTGCAGGATGATGGGATGCACTTTCGTCAGCCATGGACTTTTGGTCTTGAGGATGAAGTGAGGCAACTAAGGATGGAGGTCAATAATATGGCTGAAGAGATTGCTAAGCTTAAGAGGCTTATTACCTCCACCTCCCCTCCATGAGACGATGCTCTCAACTCTAAGTACTCAGTTTATGGATTTGCTAAAAAACTTTGTATTTCCCTATCTATTTCCAATAATTTCGGTTAATACAAGTCTTTGTTTGTTAAGACTTGTATAAGTGTCTCTGTCAAAACTTATGTTATATTCGAAGCTAGTCTTGAA
It encodes:
- the LOC108838239 gene encoding uncharacterized protein LOC108838239; the encoded protein is MKKLKKHYDMLGYICDAQYGIPTRCPCGGEIKTDVSPNPKYRHDFDTLPGSRYFTCKNYEDDGMHFRQPWTFGLEDEVRQLRMEVNNMAEEIAKLKRLITSTSPP